One part of the Mustelus asterias unplaced genomic scaffold, sMusAst1.hap1.1 HAP1_SCAFFOLD_87, whole genome shotgun sequence genome encodes these proteins:
- the LOC144484044 gene encoding uncharacterized protein LOC144484044 has product MGKLCKCKDCGKGFNYPSLLEIHRRSHTGERPFTCPECGKGFTQLSNLQTHQQNHTERPFTCPECGKGFTQLYNLQIHQRKHTGERPFTCSECAKGFTRSSDLLKHQRIHTEERPFSCTFCGKKFRSSSNLSVHQRVHTGEKPFSCTSCRKRFRSSFHLKVHQRVHTEEKPFTCSECGEGFTQSANLLRHQRIHTGERPFTCPECGKGFIGAFDLQKHQRVHTEERPFSCTSCGKGFRSSFHLKVHQRVHTGERPFTCSECGRGFIQSAYLLRHQRVHK; this is encoded by the coding sequence ATGGGGAAACTGTGCAAATGcaaggactgtgggaaaggattcaattacccatcactgctggaaatccatcgacgcagtcacactggggagagaccattcacctgccctgaatgtgggaagggattcactcagttatcaaaCCTGCAGACGCACCAGCAAAATCATactgagaggccgttcacttgccctgaatgtgggaagggattcactcagttatacaATCTGCAGATACACCAGAGAAAACACACGGGTgaaaggcctttcacctgctctgaatgtgcgAAAGGATTCACTCGATCCTCTGACCTGTTGAagcaccaacgaattcacactgaggaaaggCCGTTCAGTTGTACTTTCTGTGGGAAGAAATTTAGGTCGTCTTCCAACCTCAGtgtccaccagcgagttcacactggggagaaacctttcAGCTGTACTTCCTGTCGAAAGAGATTCAGATCTTCATTCCACCTCAaagtacatcagcgagttcacactgaagagaagcctttcacctgctctgagtgtggggaaggattcactcagtcagcaaacctgctgagacaccagcgaattcacactggggagaggccattcacctgccctgaatgtgggaaaggattcattggaGCATTTGACCTACagaagcaccagcgagttcacactgaggagaggccgttcagctgtacttcctgtggaaagggattcaggtCTTCATTCCACCTCaaagtacaccagcgagttcacaccggggagaggccattcacctgctctgagtgtgggaggggattcattcagtcagcctacctgttgagacaccagcgagttcacaagtga